The Indicator indicator isolate 239-I01 chromosome 38, UM_Iind_1.1, whole genome shotgun sequence genome window below encodes:
- the CDIPT gene encoding CDP-diacylglycerol--inositol 3-phosphatidyltransferase codes for MAGGGAGKVFLFLPNIIGYARILLAAVAFSLLPRQPGLAMSCYALSGLLDAVDGHVARLLDQGSRLGAMLDMLTDRLASACLLVNLALLYPMAAPLFQLSLVVDLASHWLHMHCATLQGGRSHKAITGEGPRVLQLYYSNRPLLFLLCAGNEVFYCCLSLLATSEGPGETGGTGTELGGKLRELGALGGHWEH; via the exons ATGGCGGGAGGCGGAGCGGGGAAGGTGTTCCTGTTCCTGCCCAACATCATCG GCTATGCTCGCATCCTATTGGCTGCCGTCGCCTTCTCCTTGCTGCCGCGGCAGCCGGGATTGGCCATGAGCTGCTACGCCCTCAGCGGCCTATTGGATGCCGTCGATGGTCAcgtggccaggctgctggaccAGG gctcccgCCTGGGCGCCATGCTGGACATGCTCACCGACCGCCTGGCCTCTGCCTGCCTATTGGTCAACCTGGCCCTGCTCTACCCAATGgcagctcctctcttccagctcagcctCGTTGTGGATCTGGCCTCCCATTGGCTGCACATGCACTG TGCGACCCTGCAGGGGGGGCGGAGCCACAAGGCCATCACGGGGGAGGGGCCTCGAGTCCTGCAGCTTTACTACAGCAACAGG CCCCTCTTGttcctgctgtgtgctggcaaTGAGGTCTTCTACTGCTGCCTGAGCCTGCTGGCCACCAGCGAGGGACCTGGTGAGACTGGGGGCACTGGGACGGAACTGGGAGGcaaactgagggaactgggagcgctgggagggcactgggagcactga
- the LOC128978654 gene encoding serine/threonine-protein kinase TAO2-like, whose product MPWRLRDPAVAQLFHKGDPQELFGDLREIGHGSFGAVYSARDLHTNEVVAIKKMSYSGKHSNEKWKEIIKEVKLLQRLQHPNTIQGRGCYLRDHAAWLAMEYCLGSASDLLQVLKRPLEEVEIAAVVHGALRGLAYLHGLSIIHRDVKAANILLSAQGQAKLGDFGSASASCPARSLVGTPYWMAPEVILAMEEGNYDGRADVWSLGITCIELAERRPPLFQLNAMSALYHIAQGQPPALQPAHWSAPFLLFVSCCLQKQPWARPSSESLLQHHFLQRQRPPEVLLELLQRTKEALRGLGQLQRRRPQELQLQQSPGEEEEEEEEEEEDEEEEVLVDFLGLPKAFG is encoded by the exons ATGCCCTGGCGGCTGCGGGACCCTGCAGTGGCTCAGCTCTTCCACAAGGGGGACCCCCAGGAGCTGTTCGGGGACCTGCGCGAGATTGGCCACGGCAGCTTCGGGGCTGTCTACAGC GCCCGGGACCTGCACACCAATGAGGTTGTGGCCATCAAGAAGATGTCCTACAGTGGCAAACACTCCAATGAG AAGTGGAAGGAGATCATCAAGGaggtgaagctgctgcagaggctgcagcaccctAACACCAtccagggcagaggctgctACCTGCGGGACCACGCGGCCTGG CTGGCCATGGAGTACTGCCTGGGCTCAGCCTCTGACCtgctgcagg TGCTGAAGAGGCCTCTGGAGGAGGTGGAGATCGCAGCCGTCGTCCACGGGGCCCTGCGGGGCTTGGCCTACCTGCACGGCCTCAGCATCATCCACAG GGACGTCAAAGCTGCCAACATCCTGCTgagtgcccagggccaggccaagctCGGGGACTTcggctctgcctctgcctcctgtCCTGCCAGGTCCCTGGTGGGGACTCCCTACTG GATGGCCCCAGAGGTGATCCTGGCCATGGAGGAAGGGAACTACGACGGCAGAGCTGACGTCTGGTCCCTGGGCATCACCTGCATAGAGCTGG CGGAGCGGAGGCCTCCCCTGTTCCAGCTGAACGCCATGAGTGCCTTGTACCACATCGCCCAgggccagcccccagccctgcagcctgcccactg GTCTGCTCCCTTCCTGCTCTTcgtgtcctgctgcctgcagaagcagccCTGGGCCCGGCCCAGCTCCGAGAGCCTCCTCCAG CACCACTTCCTGCAGCGCCAGCGCCCCCCAGaggtcctcctggagctgctgcagaggaccAAGGAGGCCCTGAGGGGCCTGGGGCAGCTCCAGCGCCGCCGACCCCAGGAGCTCCAactccagcagagccctggagaggaggaggaggaggaggaggaggaggaggaggacgaagaggaggag gtcctggTTGACTTTCTTGGACTTCCTAAAGCTTTTGGTTGA